One region of Streptomyces sp. NBC_00442 genomic DNA includes:
- the tesB gene encoding acyl-CoA thioesterase II gives MHQALENLLDLLDLERIEEDIFRGRSRSAVVPRVFGGQVAAQALVAAGRTVPAERLAHSLHAYFLRAGDPGAPIVYTVDRIRDGASFTTRRVVAIQHGQPIFHLSASFQRYEEGMEHQADMPPAPDPESLPTAAEMLPRYAGAFHDPGVVDRLLEARAAVDLRYVDAPPWGTVGTPREPRSQVWFRTNGKLADDPLLHVCLATYVSDMTLLDSVLLAHGRGGWTVGDVVGASLDHAMWFHRPFRADEWLLYDQESPSASGGRGLGQARIYTQDGRLAITVIQEGVVRIPR, from the coding sequence ATGCATCAGGCACTTGAGAACCTCCTCGATCTGCTCGACCTGGAGCGGATCGAGGAGGACATCTTCCGGGGACGCTCCCGCTCGGCGGTGGTCCCCCGCGTCTTCGGTGGCCAGGTGGCCGCGCAGGCCCTGGTCGCGGCGGGCCGCACCGTCCCCGCCGAGCGGCTCGCGCACTCGCTGCACGCGTACTTCCTGCGGGCGGGCGACCCCGGCGCGCCGATCGTCTACACGGTCGACCGCATCCGCGACGGCGCCTCCTTCACGACCCGGCGCGTCGTCGCCATCCAGCACGGCCAGCCGATCTTCCACCTCTCGGCGTCGTTCCAGAGGTACGAGGAGGGCATGGAGCACCAGGCGGACATGCCGCCCGCGCCGGACCCGGAGTCGCTGCCGACGGCCGCGGAGATGCTGCCGCGATACGCCGGTGCCTTCCACGACCCCGGTGTCGTGGACCGCCTCCTCGAAGCCCGCGCGGCGGTCGACCTGCGGTACGTGGACGCCCCGCCCTGGGGCACGGTCGGCACCCCGCGCGAGCCGCGCTCGCAGGTGTGGTTCCGCACGAACGGCAAGCTCGCGGACGATCCGCTGCTCCATGTCTGCCTCGCGACGTACGTCTCCGACATGACGCTGCTCGACTCGGTGCTGCTCGCGCACGGGCGGGGCGGGTGGACCGTGGGTGACGTGGTGGGCGCTTCGCTGGACCACGCGATGTGGTTCCACCGGCCGTTCCGGGCGGACGAATGGCTCCTGTACGACCAGGAGTCGCCGTCCGCCTCCGGCGGGCGGGGGTTGGGGCAGGCCCGCATCTACACCCAGGACGGCCGTCTGGCGATCACGGTGATCCAGGAGGGCGTCGTCCGGATCCCCCGCTGA
- a CDS encoding acyl-CoA dehydrogenase family protein: MRRTVFDEDHEAFRDTLRAFIEAEVVPAYDEWFAAGIVPREFYSKLADLGIFGIRVDEEFGGAGIDSYKFEAVMYEETARAGVQFGGSGVHVLLGLPYIKMLATDEQKKRFLPKFVTGEEMWALAMTEPGTGSDLAGMKTTAKLSEDGSHYVLNGAKTFITGGVHADRVIVCARTDAPTAEDRRHGISLFAVDTKSEGYSVGRKLDKLGLKTSDTAELAFVDVKVPVEDLLGEENKGFYYLGHNLASERWGIAFGAYAQAKAAVRFAKEYVQDRTVFGKTVASFQNTKFELAACQAEVDAAEAVADRALEALDAGELTPAEAASAKLFCTEVAHRVIDRCLQLHGGYGFMNEYPIARLYADNRVNRIYGGTSEIMKSIIAKNMGL, translated from the coding sequence GTGCGCCGTACCGTTTTCGACGAGGACCACGAGGCGTTCCGGGACACCCTGCGCGCCTTCATCGAGGCCGAGGTCGTGCCCGCCTACGACGAGTGGTTCGCCGCGGGCATCGTGCCGCGCGAGTTCTACTCCAAGCTGGCCGACCTCGGGATCTTCGGCATCCGCGTGGACGAGGAGTTCGGCGGCGCCGGCATCGACTCGTACAAGTTCGAGGCCGTGATGTACGAGGAGACGGCCCGCGCGGGCGTCCAGTTCGGCGGCTCGGGCGTGCACGTGCTGCTCGGCCTGCCCTACATCAAGATGCTCGCCACCGACGAGCAGAAGAAGCGCTTCCTGCCGAAGTTCGTCACCGGCGAGGAGATGTGGGCGCTGGCGATGACCGAGCCCGGCACCGGCTCCGACCTCGCGGGCATGAAGACCACCGCCAAGCTCTCCGAGGACGGCTCGCACTACGTCCTCAACGGCGCGAAGACGTTCATCACCGGCGGCGTCCACGCCGACCGCGTGATCGTCTGTGCCCGCACCGACGCGCCCACCGCCGAGGACCGCCGCCACGGCATCTCGCTGTTCGCGGTGGACACCAAGTCCGAGGGCTACTCGGTCGGCCGCAAGCTCGACAAGCTGGGCCTGAAGACCTCCGACACCGCCGAGCTGGCGTTCGTGGACGTGAAGGTGCCCGTCGAGGACCTGCTCGGCGAGGAGAACAAGGGCTTCTACTACCTCGGCCACAACCTCGCGTCCGAGCGCTGGGGCATCGCGTTCGGCGCGTACGCCCAGGCCAAGGCGGCGGTGCGGTTCGCCAAGGAGTACGTCCAGGACCGTACGGTCTTCGGCAAGACGGTCGCCTCGTTCCAGAACACCAAGTTCGAACTGGCCGCCTGCCAGGCCGAGGTGGACGCCGCCGAGGCCGTCGCCGACCGCGCGCTCGAAGCGCTCGACGCGGGCGAGCTGACGCCGGCCGAGGCCGCGTCCGCGAAGCTGTTCTGCACCGAGGTCGCGCACCGCGTCATCGACCGCTGCCTCCAGCTGCACGGCGGCTACGGCTTCATGAACGAGTACCCCATCGCCCGCCTGTACGCGGACAACCGGGTGAACCGGATCTACGGCGGGACCAGCGAGATCATGAAGTCGATCATCGCCAAGAACATGGGCCTGTAA